The Stenotrophomonas sp. ZAC14D1_NAIMI4_1 DNA segment CGAGCGCAACTGGGAAAACGACACCGACCTGACCGATGCGGCCAAGGCCGCTGGCTGCAAGGACATCGCCCAGCAGCTGCTGTCGACCTCGCGCTACGGCCGTGGCCCGCTGGTCGCCCTCGGCGGTGGCCGTGGCGAATTCACCACCGTGGAAGAGCGCGACCCCGAGTACGACGACAAGGTCGGCCAGCGCCTGGACGGCCGCAGCCTGGTGCAGGAATGGCAGCAGTCGCACCCGCAGGGTGCCTACGTCTGGAACAGCAGCCAGCTGGCAGCCGCAGCCACCGCACCGGCGATCCTCGGCCTGTTCGAGCCGGACCACATGCGTTACGAGTACGAGCGCCCGCAGGACCCGGCCGGTGAGCCGAGCCTGGCCGAGCTGACCGCTGCCGCGATCAAGAACCTGTCGCAGCACCAGGAAGGCTACGTGCTGATGATCGAAGGCGCGCGCATCGACCACGCCAACCACAGCGGCAATGCCTATCGTGCCCTCACCGAGACCGTGGCGCTGTCCGACGCGGTGCGCGTGGCCAACGAACTGACCTCGGCCGACGACACCCTGATCATCGTCACCGCCGACCACTCGCACACCCTCAACTTCGTCGGCTACCCGGCGCGTGGCAACCCGATCCTGGGCAAGGTGAAGGACAAGGGCGGCGAAGACGGTGCCGGCAAGCTGGACTACGCACTGGACGGCAACGGCCAGCCGTACACCACCCTGAGCTACGCCAACGGCCCGGGCCACACCGGCGCGACCAACCAGCAGCCGGCCGGCCCGAAGGTCTACCCGCACAACCCAAGCAGCTTCGAGCAGGCCAACGGCCGCCCGAACCTGCACGACGTGGACACGACGCACCCGGATTACATGCAGGAAGCGCTGGTGCCGATGAAGTCCGAATCGCACGGTGGCGAAGACGTGGGCATCTGGGCACGAGGCCCGGGCAGCAAGGCCATCCGTGGCACGCTGGAGCAGAACGCGATCTACCACATGATCGTGCAGGCCACCCCGGCCCTGCGCGAGCGCCTGTGCCAGGCCGGCACCTGCGATGACAAGGGCGTGCCGGTGCAGCTGCCGGCGCCGACCGCGTTCGAACGCAAGGGTGAGGCGCAGTGACGGCGCGGCCTTTGCGACCACTGCCTGCCGGCGGTCGCCTCGTGCGGTCGCTGGTGCTGTGCAGCCTGATGGCCAGCGGCGCGGCGCTGGCACAGGCACCGGACTGCAAGCTGCTGACCGATGAGCACGGCCTGCGGGCCCTGCCCGGCTGCGAGGTGGTCGGGCACACGCTGAAGATCAGTGCAGCGGCGCTGAAAGACCTGGATTACGACGACCACGGGCTGGCGGTGTTGTATGCCGACCAGGGCTTCCACTACGTGGACCGCACGGGCCGCAGCCTGCCGGTGCTGACCTGGGACAACGGCCCGGACACGCCGCAGGAAGGCCTGCTGCGCGGGCGCGTGGGCGATCGCGTGGGCTATTTCGACCTGCAGTTCCGCCAGGTGATTCCGGCGCTTTTCGATTTCGCGTGGCCGTTCAAGGATGGCGTGGCGGAGGTCTGCAACGGGTGCCGGCGCGGGACGCCGGATGGCGATGGGCATACGCCGATGGAAGGCGGCGAATGGTTCCGCATCGACCGCTCGGGCCGCCGGGTGAAGTAGGTTTTTCGGCAGGGCTGCGCCCTGCACCTGCTCAATGCAACGTCAACAGCCAAAGCCAGAGCCAAAGCGGCTCTGGCTTTCTACGTGTTGGGCGAGGCGGTATGGGCTTGCAGGACACGCCGTAAACCCATCCATGGGGGCTCGATGGCGCCATCCATGGCGCCAACGGTCCTGCAAGCCCATACCGCCCCACCCCCGACAGGTTCACG contains these protein-coding regions:
- a CDS encoding alkaline phosphatase, with translation MRRSVSLLAACATTLLLGACASTTPASAPAGLKVAVDPVAHPAGETPQWWYRSGAAQAAANGAMSGKAKNVILFLGDGMSLTTVAASRIYEGQQKGGSGEENLLSWERFPATAFSKTYNTDSQTPDSAGTMTAITTGVKTHMGAIGVSAGSRSDCADSLSKGLLTWLQLADSAGLATGIVSTARLTHATPAATYAHSPERNWENDTDLTDAAKAAGCKDIAQQLLSTSRYGRGPLVALGGGRGEFTTVEERDPEYDDKVGQRLDGRSLVQEWQQSHPQGAYVWNSSQLAAAATAPAILGLFEPDHMRYEYERPQDPAGEPSLAELTAAAIKNLSQHQEGYVLMIEGARIDHANHSGNAYRALTETVALSDAVRVANELTSADDTLIIVTADHSHTLNFVGYPARGNPILGKVKDKGGEDGAGKLDYALDGNGQPYTTLSYANGPGHTGATNQQPAGPKVYPHNPSSFEQANGRPNLHDVDTTHPDYMQEALVPMKSESHGGEDVGIWARGPGSKAIRGTLEQNAIYHMIVQATPALRERLCQAGTCDDKGVPVQLPAPTAFERKGEAQ
- a CDS encoding WG repeat-containing protein, with protein sequence MTARPLRPLPAGGRLVRSLVLCSLMASGAALAQAPDCKLLTDEHGLRALPGCEVVGHTLKISAAALKDLDYDDHGLAVLYADQGFHYVDRTGRSLPVLTWDNGPDTPQEGLLRGRVGDRVGYFDLQFRQVIPALFDFAWPFKDGVAEVCNGCRRGTPDGDGHTPMEGGEWFRIDRSGRRVK